A window of the Leishmania mexicana MHOM/GT/2001/U1103 complete genome, chromosome 29 genome harbors these coding sequences:
- a CDS encoding putative protein kinase, whose product MPLPEAVRHWNAVCCHRHRLLLLRHMEERYIELDLFTGASLDGVHLDADMKAVASAEILDSTSSLDDSAHSIHSSASDGSGTEVSRDSCTSISAANRDGLPRAVLSLTTQRYETLIMQTTLSRSPAKTAKERKTRRAALAAPARKAAHTCLGKLAAPAIQLDLAWHTPRQRAHKDLSFSDAEDEVVVERQQGEAELLAASQGPAARSFSSISSEKTLHHSSTSTSDIDMDVMAGRKQLPPQYHFLRAVSPAPSSSATSATSPRVIRNEPTKLSSEKPARHKCAGTDRSAGSSAGREAEPHEIPVRCGPGGCVYRAVTATLDSFAAAGNGEAAPPQFLLLLQLPLPLVEAFWVRLPSASALGSSQNGGDAAGRCCTGERSMSAVELRRVPWLPRDACSLRVVELAVAAPISASGVSEARTTLRGFLLEASDVPSARSEMSTRFPRVFRVLSAYDVLSARSAAARSAWLARNTRGNHGPFSASSDAGEREQAAAAAAAPGHRNGTRAVHTKSFSTSFLYENPKRSSSVAQIISPPPRHYIPAASFFDESFEPLMLLGRGVGGAVLLARHRVTGVFYAIKVLVARDYETERDILQEVRIHAMLENRYLVRYHTCWSEVISPARAQQLAFIGVCHPYEANLGGCRRFSSASSSSPATTRQNARGGTPHSPTNPDGDTLRRSQSRTAAGGWHHLILPSLSRMMLVGSSSTSETVTPEKTPMQSRPRLRGGDLRRRIVDECADDSTDDDGDAVLVAQVVKRRGTAGDGFRHSGADISPSTKIGSQLSRRPLTFSSTSSASAWGTRAPLTSHRLRKQLRTTSVLISGPSSAASDGVSGTTVQDGADNEGEDFESIWDDAQGCDSGRSECSGDGYGSSQRPEENTIIGTRVVFLQMELCQGTLAQYLASRTSIDRVENLIIAVQIVAGLRYLHHRGILHRDVKPTNVFMNYRCQYHKEVYQTNSSSTSGVDDSSEDEDGTGSFWRFPGSAASQCVASTAGNGDGKNDGCVPSPSSALTLCRRHPSSCPPEIPSSGGSPSVSCAPRRSSIVPLGMQELFRAASSLSPGWKTEMATASLDNLPSWDGERAALDFVMHPPHRMAAEMLQERLLRRQAPPPARQRARSKYEVTEEEAAPAGATMPLLQSDGGRHFLRRLASWLLHRFVHVQLGDLGLAKFLYQQEMRVDDFVSMNAINTIGVGSPLYASPEQLKGNRCTPASDAFSVGVVLAEMYLQPKTIAERLTVLREVREGVYRDKVLLAQFPELRLVRRLTETQPERRMTLAAVHRALRSFLEQALQDELYRHYE is encoded by the coding sequence ATGCCCTTGCCGGAGGCAGTGCGGCATTGGAACGCCGTCTGCTGTCATCGTCACCGGCTGTTACTCTTGCGCCACATGGAGGAGCGATACATCGAGCTGGACTTGTTCACGGGGGCATCGCTTGATGGCGTTCATCTGGATGCCGACATGAAGGCGGTGGCATCAGCGGAGATTCTGGACTCAACATCGTCTTTGGACGACTCGGCTCACAGTATCCACTCGTCCGCCagtgacggcagcggcactgaGGTTAGCCGTGACAGCTGTACTAGCATCTCTGCTGCGAATCGTGACGGGCTGCCGCGTGCCGTACTGTCGCTGACAACACAGCGCTATGAGACACTGATCATGCAGACGACACTGTCCCGCTCCCCCGCGAAGACCGCCAAGGAGAGGAAGACAAGGAGGGCAGCGCTGGCCGCTCCGGCACGGAAAGCAGCTCACACGTGCCTAGGAAAGCTGGCTGCACCAGCGATTCAGCTTGACCTGGCATGGCACACACCCAGACAACGAGCGCACAAAGACCTTTCCTTCTCCGATGCCGAGGATGAAGTTGTGGTGGAGAGACAGCAGGGCGAAGCGGAGCTGCTTGCCGCGTCTCAAGGGCCGGCTGCGCGATCATTCTCGTCGATCAGCAGCGAGAAGACGTTGCACCACAGTAGCACCAGTACATCGGACATCGACATGGACGTCATGGCGGGCCGCAAGCAACTCCCCCCGCAGTACCACTTTCTCCGCGCTGTCAGTCCTGCACCGTCGTCATCGGCCACGTCGGCAACCTCGCCGAGAGTCATCCGCAATGAACCAACGAAGCTGTCGAGCGAAAAGCCTGCGAGGCACAAATGTGCGGGCACTGACAGGAGTGCTGGGTCATCTGCAGGGCGCGAAGCAGAGCCGCATGAAATCCCAGTGCGGTGCGGACCGGGGGGATGCGTGTACAGAGCAGTGACTGCAACGCTGGACAgctttgccgccgccggaaacggcgaagcggcgcctccgcagtttcttctcctcctccagctgcctctccctcttgtgGAGGCGTTCTGGGTGAGACTCCCATCCGCCTCCGCATTGGGGAGCTCACAGAACGGCGGGGACGCTGCGGGTCGGTGCTGCACAGGTGAGCGGTCTATGTCCGCAGTCGAGCTGCGACGTGTGCCATGGCTTCCGCGTGACGCTTGCAGCCTTAGGGTTGTCGAActtgctgttgctgcacCGATAAGCGCCTCCGGCGTATCGGAGGCGCGAACGACTCTGCGTGGGTTTCTCCTTGAGGCGTCAGATGTACCCTCGGCGCGGAGTGAGATGTCTACCAGGTTTCCGCGTGTCTTTCGTGTGCTTTCTGCCTATGACGTGCTTAGCGCTAggagtgcagctgcgcgtagCGCCTGGCTTGCGCGCAATACACGGGGTAACCACGGGCCATTTAGCGCCTCGTCCGATGCAGGGGAGCGCGAGcaggctgctgcagcggcagcagccccggGGCATCGCAACGGCACTCGCGCCGTGCACACCAAGAGCTTTTCCACATCCTTTCTCTACGAGAACCCaaagaggagcagcagcgtcgctcAGATCATcagcccgccgccgcgtcacTACATCCCGGCAGCCAGTTTCTTTGACGAAAGCTTCGAGCCGCTCATGCTGCTTGGCCGCGGCGTCGGtggggcggtgctgctcgcgcgGCATCGCGTCACCGGTGTCTTTTACGCCATCAAGGTGCTGGTCGCCCGCGACTACGAGACTGAGCGCGATATTCTGCAGGAGGTGCGGATTCATGCGATGTTAGAGAATCGTTACCTGGTGCGCTACCACACTTGCTGGTCCGAGGTCATTTCCCCCGctcgtgcgcagcagctaGCGTTCATCGGTGTGTGCCACCCGTACGAGGCGAATTTGGGGGGCTGCAGGCGATTCAGCtccgcatcctcctcctcgcccgcgACGACTCGACAGAATGCGCGGGGCGGCACCCCGCATTCTCCCACCAACCCAGACGGAGACACTCTCAGGAGGTCGCAGTCCCGCACTGCAGCTGGCGGGTGGCATCACCTGATACTCCCAAGCCTTTCGAGGATGATGCTTGTGGGAAGCAGTTCAACAAGTGAGACGGTAACACCGGAAAAGACGCCGATGCAGTCGCGCCCGCGactccgcggcggcgacctgAGGCGACGCATCGTGGATGAATGCGCGGACGATTCGActgacgacgacggagaCGCGGTGCTTGTTGCGCAGGTGGTGAAGCGGCGGGGTACAGCAGGTGATGGTTTCAGGCACTCCGGTGCCGACATCTCTCCGTCTACAAAGATAGGGTCGCAGCTATCACGGCGCCCTCTCACCTTTTCCTCGACGTCTTCTGCGTCTGCGTGGGGCACGCGTGCTCCCCTCACTTCGCATCGGCTACGCAAGCAGCTGAGGACCACCTCTGTCCTCATCTCCGGCCCTTCCTCTGCGGCCTCGGATGGCGTGAGTGGCACCACTGTTCAGGACGGTGCCGACAACGAAGGAGAAGATTTCGAGTCCATCTGGGATGACGCGCAAGGGTGTGACAGCGGCCGTAGCGAGTGTAGCGGCGACGGCTacggcagcagccagcgGCCTGAGGAGAACACCATCATTGGCACACGCGTGGTGTTCCTGCAGATGGAGCTGTGCCAGGGAACTCTTGCGCAGTACCTGGCTTCTCGCACTTCCATTGATCGCGTGGAGAACTTGATCATCGCCGTGCAAATCGTGGCGGGGCTTCGGTACCTGCACCATCGCGGCATCCTGCACCGTGACGTCAAGCCGACGAATGTCTTCATGAATTACCGGTGCCAGTACCACAAGGAAGTCTACCAGACGAACTCGTCGAGCACGAGCGGTGTTGATGACAGCTCTGAGGATGAGGATGGCACGGGGAGTTTCTGGAGGTTTCCAGGGTCGGCGGCCTCTCAGTGTGTCGCTTCGACAGCAGGGAACGGCGATGGTAAGAATGATGGCTGCGTACCTTCCCCGTCTTCAGCCCTCACCTTGTGTCGGCGTCACCCGAGCTCCTGTCCGCCGGAGATTCCGTCCAGTGGCGGCAGCCCGAGTGTGTCTTGTGCACCGCGGCGATCTTCTATTGTGCCCCTCGGCATGCAGGAGCTGTTTCGtgctgcctcctctctctcacctgGCTGGAAAACGGAGATGGCCACGGCTTCACTGGACAACTTGCCTTCATGGGATGGCGAGCGGGCAGCACTCGATTTTGTCATGCACCCGCCTCACCGCATGGCTGCTGAGATGCTGCAGGAGCGACTGCTTCGGCGgcaagcaccaccaccggctcGCCAGCGCGCCCGCTCGAAGTACgaggtgacggaggaggaggcggcccCCGCGGGTGCGACTATGCCGCTACTGCAGTCCGATGGTGGTCGACACTTTCTTCGCCGTCTAGCAAGTTGGCTGCTCCACCGCTTCGTGCACGTACAGCTGGGCGATTTGGGACTCGCTAAGTTCTTGTACCAGCAGGAGATGCGCGTGGACGACTTTGTGTCTATGAACGCGATCAACACGATCGGCGTCGGCTCCCCGCTCTACGCGAGCCCAGAGCAGCTCAAGGGCAACCGGTGCACACCTGCCTCGGACGCCTTCTCGGTTGGCGTTGTGCTAGCGGAGATGTACCTTCAGCCCAAGACCATCGCGGAGCGCTtgacggtgctgcgtgaGGTACGCGAGGGGGTCTACCGCGACAAGGTGCTGCTTGCCCAGTTCCCTGAGCTGAGGCTGGTGCGTCGCTTAACTGAGACTCAGCCAGAGCGCCGCATGACACTCGCAGCCGTCCACAGAGCTCTCAGATCCTTTCTCGAACAGGCACTACAGGACGAGTTGTACCGCCACTACGAGTAG
- a CDS encoding putative ferric reductase, which translates to MHIAPLTLTAQLCYLIGGTVLCVFFTVFGYLVWRTQGYYQLTPEGQRRSAGFTPNGIAGITSFFTFAGLAVVLLIETTLFYVRYAFHPSHKGRYWTMHRYASVILQAALGILYVATGVALLVKWGGNAARCAFMFCLGVDKYPATPLTRGANFSSLLSVIIFFVLVPTGLVLLYRVFTTVMLQRAAKAVRERDAASVAAGARVSSSTSDQSTGEGKTSPERVGDAIAAVATEANPMAKPVSMRPFQAKSRVKQVCRLVGVLIGILVCAILSFWLPNDSRRFNSNSIASFARNSISRERRTTDTTVPEMPDAWFRTGQIRVSDDLTLKLFPGNVFFYAYLLMTAIVVLVLRLTQRGRHWMQRRILLCACFTYGEAAFVAATALLSVMFFIYWLHDHNYKQTWTVTANESAQIEAPERWGRGLGQLAILFLSLLLLPVGRQSVVVSVLGVSRDGMLWFHRAVGYAMLAATVGHIVAFYVSYASFGYLMQNLNTVTNRVCKKGVFDDYSVLVVTWTTWFLLIAMGIFAFNLVRRRHYELFYYTHLAATYMTLPAMVFHASAGWMYMLPGMTVFLSDQLVRLWQRSAVVRVVRARVISDDTIELAFSMPGRWDMRRVHPGQYVLVCVPELTALQWHPFTLTNVVDEESVTVGSSKVSATGTVFYLHVKSMGPKTWTGRLYDLVSRGEEITMAVEGPCGTPVDYRHYDHIVLVAGGIGATPCVSILGSLLRQCHALGHSGASPRVDLIWSTRSARHVKAIADMLQMPMRYGNVLCQPETRTALLKKIDTYAAPEDITKDVRLNAEISQPANRLEQDEPLDGELGVVSEGVRNADDAVDNFFLDVYVTRVTELQQFFNGDACLGDQCSPKSFSLSPRKGVVELDGEPGSCAEVIGSTENAFYSALSWEQKTAAAATPGPDSKADDEGEAEEEMVFSIASMGSEREDVDPTSAEDCEDRIEGASESTAHKKERKVVGDTASTTDEEGALVPNGLSKSAPSSATKSSEGLHDSDGSGSGCVALKLHLGRPDVDRLIREALKRPGSGVPKSSRLDRARTLLFVCGPNSLVRQVTSSGAQLGVAVHQEEFCF; encoded by the coding sequence ATGCATATCGCCCCTCTGACACTCACAGCGCAGCTGTGCTACCTCATTGGTGGCACTGTGCTGTGCGTCTTCTTTACGGTCTTTGGCTATCTGGTGTGGCGGACGCAGGGCTATTACCAACTGACCCCTGAGGGGCAacgacgcagcgccggctTTACGCCGAACGGTATCGCCGGCATCACGAGCTTCTTCACGTTTGCCGGCCTCGCTGTGGTGCTTCTCATCGAGACGACGCTCTTCTACGTGCGCTACGCCTTCCACCCATCCCACAAGGGCCGCTACTGGACGATGCACCGGTATGCCTCCGTGATTCTTCAGGCTGCTCTGGGTATCCTCTACGTCGCTACTGGTGTGGCGCTCCTCGTCAAGTGGGGCGGCAATGCTGCAAGGTGCGCCTTCATGTTTTGCTTGGGAGTCGACAAGTACCCGGCAACGCCTCTAACGCGCGGGGCCAACTTCAgctccctcctctccgtgATCATCTTCTTCGTCCTGGTGCCGACagggctggtgctgctgtacCGCGTCTTCACTACGGTCATGCTACAGCGGGCCGCGAAGGCGGTGCGCGAGCGTGACGCGGCGAGCGTGGCAGCCGGCGCGCGAGTGTCCAGCAGCACTTCCGACCAGTCTACTGGAGAAGGGAAGACATCGCCGGAAAGGGTTGGTGATGCAAttgctgcggtggcgacggaggcgaaCCCAATGGCGAAGCCGGTGAGCATGCGGCCATTTCAGGCGAAGTCGAGGGTGAAGCAGGTGTGCCGCCTTGTCGGCGTGCTGATTGGTATCCTGGTGTGCGCCATCCTCTCCTTCTGGCTGCCAAACGACTCGCGCCGCTTCAACTCCAACAGTATTGCCTCCTTCGCTCGCAATAGCATCTCGCGCGAGAGACGCACCACTGACACGACTGTGCCGGAGATGCCGGACGCGTGGTTCCGTACCGGCCAGATCCGCGTCTCTGATGACCTGACGCTGAAGCTGTTCCCGGGCAACGTCTTCTTCTACGCGTACCTGCTGATGACGGCAATCGTTGTGttggtgctgcggctgacGCAGCGCGGGCGGCACtggatgcagcgccgcatcctgctgtgcgcgtgcttcACATATGGTGAGGCCGCCTTtgtcgccgccacggcgctgctctcggTCATGTTCTTCATCTATTGGCTGCATGACCACAACTACAAGCAGACCTGGACTGTGACAGCGAATGAGAGTGCACAGATCGAGGCGCCGGAGCGGTGGGGCCGCGGACTGGGCCAGCTGGCCatccttttcctttcgctgctgctgctgccggtgggCCGTCAGTCGGTGGTGGTCAGCGTGCTTGGCGTGTCGCGGGATGGCATGCTGTGGTTCCACCGCGCTGTCGGCTACGCCATGCTGGCGGCCACGGTCGGTCATATTGTGGCCTTCTACGTGTCCTACGCCAGTTTTGGGTATCTGATGCAGAACCTGAACACTGTCACCAACCGCGTGTGCAAGAAGGGTGTTTTCGACGACTACAGCGTTTTGGTCGTGACGTGGACAACATGGTTCCTGCTGATCGCCATGGGCATCTTCGCCTTCAAtctggtgcgccgccgccactacGAGCTGTTCTACTACACGCACCTCGCCGCGACGTACATGACGCTACCCGCCATGGTTTTCCACGCCTCTGCTGGCTGGATGTACATGCTCCCTGGCATGACGGTGTTCCTGTCTGACCAGCTGGTGCGACTGTGGCAGCGGTCCGCCGTGGTtcgcgtcgtgcgcgcgcgcgtgatCAGCGATGACACGATAGAGCTCGCCTTCTCTATGCCCGGGCGATGGGACATGCGGCGCGTGCACCCGGGGCAGTAcgtgctggtgtgtgtgccagagctgacggcgctgcagtggcaccCCTTCACGCTGACCAACGTCGTGGACGAGGAGTCGGTTACCGTCGGAAGCTCGAAGGTGAGCGCGACAGGGACTGTGTTCTACTTACACGTCAAGTCGATGGGGCCGAAGACGTGGACGGGGCGGCTGTACGACCTAGTGAGCCGCGGCGAAGAGATCACAATGGCTGTGGAGGGGCCTTGTGGAACGCCGGTGGACTACCGCCACTATGACCACATTGTTCTGGTTgccggcggcatcggcgcgacgccgtgcgTATCGATCCTcgggtcgctgctgcgtcagTGCCACGCTCTCGGCCACAGTGGCGCTAGCCCGCGGGTGGATCTAATTTGGTCTACTCGCTCTGCGCGTCACGTGAAGGCTATAGCAGACATGCTGCAGATGCCGATGCGGTACGGCAACGTGCTTTGTCAACCTGAGACCCGtacggcgctgctgaagaagaTCGACACGTATGCGGCACCCGAGGACATCACCAAAGATGTGAGGCTGAATGCCGAGATCAGTCAGCCGGCCAACCGTCTGGAGCAGGACGAGCCGCTAGATGGGGAACTCGGTGTGGTGAGCGAGGGTGTCCGCAATGCTGACGACGCAGTGGATAACTTTTTTCTCGACGTCTATGTCACTCGTgtgacggagctgcagcagtttTTCAACGGTGATGCGTGCCTGGGCGATCAATGCTCACCAAagtccttctctctctcgccaaGGAAAGGCGTTGTGGAGTTGGATGGCGAACCGGGTAGTTGCGCGGAGGTTATTGGGAGCACCGAAAATGCTTTCTACAGCGCCCTTTCTTGGGAGCAGaagacagcagcggcggcgacacccGGCCCGGACAGCAAGGCCGACGACGAAggggaagcggaggaggagatggtgtTCTCTATTGCGTCTATGGGCAGTGAAAGGGAAGACGTTGATCCGACCAGCGCCGAGGACTGTGAGGATCGCATCGAAGGCGCCTCGGAGTCAACTGCGCATAAAAAGGAGCGGAAGGTTGTTGGCGATACTGCATCTACTACCGATGAGGAAGGTGCCTTGGTGCCAAATGGGCTTTCCAAGTCCGCGCCGAGCTCTGCTACGAAGTCGAGTGAGGGCTTGCatgacagcgacggcagcggcagcgggtgtGTGGCGCTGAAGTTGCACCTGGGGCGCCCCGATGTCGATCGCCTCATCCGCGAGGCACTCAAGCGGCCTGGATCTGGTGTCCCGAAATCCTCGAGGCTGGACCGGGCGCGCACGTTGTTGTTTGTGTGCGGTCCGAACTCGCTCGTTCGCCAGGTCACTTCCTCAGGGGCGCAGCTCGGTGTGGCGGTGCACCAAGAAGAATTCTGCTTCTAG